A region from the Kribbella shirazensis genome encodes:
- a CDS encoding NAD(P)/FAD-dependent oxidoreductase, whose translation MTAQVPHILVVGGGYVGMYTAYGLRRAARKGRIRVTVVDPRSVMTYQPFLPEAAAGSVEPRHVVVPLRKTLKGCRVVTGRVTGIDHAHKVAKVLPEEGPEYELAYDQIVVALGSIARTLPIPGLAEEATGFKNVEEAIALRNKVLDRLDVASSQPDPALRKSALTFVFIGGGYAGVEAFAELEDMARYATRYYDNIKPEDMRWVLVEATNRILPEVGTDLGKYTVDQLRKRNMDIRLETRLESCEKGHVILSDGEEFDADTIVWTAGVKANPALAATDFPLDEKGRLKTLPNLRIEGVDDAWTAGDNAAVPDLTSETGAYCAPNAQHAVRQANRLAANILRVVDGQPPQDYKHKYVGSVASLGLHKGVAQLYGVKVKGWLAWFLHRTYHVSRVPTFNRKARVILDWSLALFFRREVTSLGSLQTPNEEFRRATQS comes from the coding sequence ATGACAGCCCAGGTGCCGCACATCCTCGTCGTCGGAGGCGGTTACGTCGGGATGTACACGGCGTACGGCCTGCGCCGGGCCGCCCGCAAGGGCCGGATCCGGGTGACCGTGGTCGACCCGCGTTCGGTGATGACCTACCAGCCGTTCCTGCCCGAGGCCGCGGCCGGATCGGTGGAGCCGCGGCACGTCGTGGTGCCGCTGCGCAAGACCCTCAAGGGCTGCCGGGTGGTGACCGGCCGGGTGACCGGTATCGACCATGCCCACAAGGTCGCCAAGGTGCTGCCGGAAGAGGGTCCGGAGTACGAGCTCGCCTACGACCAGATCGTGGTCGCGCTCGGCTCGATCGCCCGTACGCTGCCGATCCCGGGTCTCGCCGAGGAGGCCACCGGGTTCAAGAACGTCGAAGAGGCCATCGCGCTGCGCAACAAGGTCCTGGACCGGCTCGACGTCGCGTCGTCGCAGCCCGACCCGGCGCTGCGCAAGTCCGCGCTCACCTTCGTCTTCATCGGCGGCGGGTACGCCGGCGTGGAGGCGTTCGCGGAGCTCGAGGACATGGCCCGCTACGCCACCCGCTACTACGACAACATCAAGCCCGAGGACATGCGCTGGGTGCTCGTCGAAGCGACCAACCGCATCCTCCCCGAGGTCGGCACCGATCTCGGCAAGTACACCGTGGACCAGCTCCGCAAGCGGAACATGGACATCCGGCTGGAGACCCGGCTGGAGTCCTGCGAGAAGGGCCACGTGATCCTCAGCGACGGCGAGGAGTTCGACGCCGACACGATCGTCTGGACGGCGGGCGTGAAGGCGAACCCGGCGCTCGCCGCGACCGACTTCCCGCTGGACGAGAAGGGCCGGCTCAAGACGCTGCCGAATCTGCGGATCGAGGGCGTCGACGACGCCTGGACCGCCGGCGACAACGCCGCCGTACCGGACCTGACCAGTGAGACCGGTGCGTACTGCGCCCCGAACGCGCAGCACGCCGTACGCCAGGCCAACCGGCTCGCCGCGAACATCCTCCGGGTCGTCGACGGGCAGCCGCCGCAGGACTACAAGCACAAGTACGTCGGCTCGGTCGCGAGCCTCGGCCTGCACAAGGGCGTCGCCCAGCTGTACGGCGTGAAGGTGAAGGGCTGGCTGGCCTGGTTCCTGCACCGGACGTACCACGTGTCCCGCGTGCCTACCTTCAACCGGAAGGCCCGGGTCATCCTCGACTGGTCGCTGGCCCTGTTCTTCCGCCGCGAGGTGACCAGCCTCGGCAGCCTGCAGACTCCCAACGAGGAGTTCCGCCGCGCGACCCAGTCGTAG
- a CDS encoding GNAT family N-acetyltransferase — protein MADLHRIRPAEAADVAFLAEVTIAATRAQGRLPADFDEATWQTGFEEWSRESIDDPATDLYVVEVGNRSVGRLRVSRTADAVELNGIQLHPDVQNRGIGTAIITDLKDEAARRGVPLRLHVERDNPDARRLYDRLGFVKIGEDGAEDVLRWSKDVEQNRIWNAEVAERYDTPGTGAFADDVLGPTVERLAELAGTGHALEFAIGTGRVAVPLSERGVPVSGIELSTAMLEQLRTKADEDTIPVVAGDMATARVPGEFTLVYLVYNTIANLLTQEEQVACFRNAARHLSPGGRFVIELWVPELRRLPPGTPATVGVADPGYILLDTYDVLRQHVVSHHFHFGEGTEAQLFRTPHRYIWPAELDLMAQLAGFTLESRHADWTGSPFTADSPSHVSVYRLPTA, from the coding sequence ATGGCAGACCTCCATCGCATTCGGCCGGCTGAAGCGGCCGATGTCGCGTTCCTGGCCGAGGTGACGATCGCGGCGACCCGTGCTCAGGGTCGCCTGCCCGCGGACTTCGACGAGGCAACGTGGCAGACCGGGTTCGAGGAGTGGAGCCGCGAGTCGATCGACGACCCCGCGACCGACCTGTACGTCGTCGAGGTCGGCAACCGCAGCGTCGGCCGGCTCCGGGTCAGTCGCACGGCGGACGCGGTCGAACTGAACGGCATCCAACTGCACCCGGACGTCCAGAACCGCGGTATCGGGACGGCGATCATCACCGACCTGAAGGACGAGGCTGCGCGCCGCGGCGTACCGCTACGGCTGCACGTCGAGCGCGACAACCCGGACGCGCGCCGCCTGTACGACCGCCTCGGCTTCGTGAAGATCGGTGAGGACGGCGCCGAGGACGTCCTGCGGTGGTCGAAGGACGTGGAGCAGAACCGGATCTGGAACGCCGAGGTTGCCGAGCGGTACGACACCCCGGGCACCGGGGCGTTCGCGGACGACGTCCTCGGGCCGACCGTGGAGCGGCTGGCGGAGCTGGCTGGGACCGGGCACGCGCTCGAGTTCGCGATCGGCACCGGGCGGGTCGCCGTACCGCTGTCCGAGCGCGGCGTCCCTGTCAGCGGGATCGAGCTGTCGACCGCGATGCTCGAGCAGCTGCGGACGAAAGCCGACGAGGACACGATCCCGGTCGTAGCGGGCGACATGGCGACCGCGCGGGTGCCGGGCGAGTTCACGCTCGTCTACCTCGTGTACAACACGATCGCGAACCTGCTGACCCAGGAGGAGCAGGTCGCCTGCTTCCGGAACGCCGCCCGTCACCTCTCCCCCGGCGGCCGCTTCGTCATCGAACTCTGGGTCCCCGAACTCCGTCGCCTCCCACCCGGCACCCCCGCGACCGTCGGCGTCGCCGATCCCGGCTACATCCTGCTCGATACGTACGACGTACTGCGCCAGCACGTGGTCTCGCACCACTTCCACTTCGGCGAGGGCACCGAGGCCCAGCTCTTCCGTACTCCGCACCGCTACATCTGGCCCGCCGAGCTCGACCTTATGGCCCAACTGGCCGGCTTCACCCTCGAGTCCCGCCACGCCGACTGGACCGGCTCCCCCTTCACCGCCGACTCACCCTCGCACGTCTCGGTCTACCGCCTCCCGACCGCGTAG
- a CDS encoding DUF4118 domain-containing protein, which produces MPYDSFTINSSNDVEQAVLLLAIGIAVTEIAIWGRRQQANASRRRGYLDGVITTSHAVANGASVDDLIEQVRAELTAVLGIDGAKFVANSNRPHAPRLNPDGSVTRGSHVLKVERDGLPTNAEIELTVQHAGEPRGHFLLTSATHIARPDLEQRLVAIALADQVGAALTSQQPAQAHC; this is translated from the coding sequence GTGCCGTACGACAGCTTCACGATCAACAGCAGCAACGACGTGGAGCAGGCCGTGCTGCTGCTGGCGATCGGGATCGCGGTCACGGAGATCGCGATCTGGGGCAGGCGGCAACAGGCGAACGCCTCCCGGCGGCGCGGCTACCTGGACGGCGTGATCACCACCTCGCACGCGGTTGCGAACGGCGCCTCGGTCGACGACCTGATCGAGCAGGTGCGGGCGGAGCTGACCGCGGTGCTGGGAATCGACGGCGCCAAGTTCGTTGCCAACAGCAATCGGCCGCACGCGCCCCGGCTGAACCCCGACGGCTCCGTCACCCGCGGCTCCCACGTCCTGAAGGTGGAACGCGACGGCCTGCCCACCAACGCCGAGATCGAACTCACCGTCCAGCACGCCGGCGAACCTCGCGGCCACTTCCTCCTCACCTCCGCCACCCACATAGCCCGCCCCGACCTCGAACAACGCCTGGTAGCCATAGCCCTCGCCGACCAGGTAGGCGCCGCCCTCACCTCCCAGCAACCCGCCCAGGCGCACTGCTGA
- a CDS encoding Bax inhibitor-1/YccA family membrane protein, with the protein MQSSNPVLNRSSAFAPGQGQAYPGAAPYGQPSPYGYGGPGQPPQQYQGAPASSRPMTLDDVIVKTAITLGVVVVAAALAWWTIPDTLVTPAFLAGALVGFALAMVLSFSRKINPALVMLYAAAEGVFLGIGSKFIANWVGDSGIIVQAILATMVTAGLTLATYKYFAIKVTPKFTKMVVIGTMGFAGVLLINLVLSLFGISTGISGFGPMGLLFAALGAGLAVFNLILDFDMVEQGVRHGAPQNEAWRAAFGLTVTLVWLYWNILRILAILRGGD; encoded by the coding sequence ATGCAGAGCAGTAACCCGGTGCTGAACCGGTCGAGTGCGTTCGCGCCTGGCCAGGGCCAGGCCTATCCGGGGGCCGCTCCGTACGGTCAGCCGTCCCCCTACGGCTACGGCGGGCCGGGTCAGCCGCCGCAGCAGTACCAGGGTGCTCCGGCCTCGAGCCGCCCGATGACATTGGACGACGTGATCGTGAAGACCGCGATCACCCTGGGTGTGGTCGTGGTGGCCGCTGCCCTGGCATGGTGGACGATCCCGGACACGCTGGTCACCCCGGCGTTCCTGGCCGGTGCCCTGGTCGGGTTCGCGCTCGCCATGGTGCTGTCGTTCTCCCGCAAGATCAACCCGGCGCTGGTGATGCTGTACGCCGCGGCCGAGGGCGTGTTCCTCGGGATCGGCAGCAAGTTCATCGCCAACTGGGTCGGTGATTCCGGCATCATCGTGCAGGCCATCCTGGCCACGATGGTGACGGCCGGCCTGACGCTGGCGACGTACAAGTACTTCGCGATCAAGGTGACGCCGAAGTTCACCAAGATGGTCGTCATCGGCACGATGGGCTTCGCCGGCGTGCTGCTGATCAACCTCGTGCTGAGCCTGTTCGGTATCAGCACCGGCATCAGCGGCTTCGGCCCGATGGGCCTGCTGTTCGCCGCGCTCGGCGCCGGCCTGGCGGTGTTCAACCTGATCCTCGACTTCGACATGGTCGAGCAGGGCGTCCGTCACGGCGCCCCGCAGAACGAGGCCTGGCGCGCAGCCTTCGGCCTGACCGTCACCCTGGTCTGGCTGTACTGGAACATCCTGCGCATCCTCGCCATCCTCCGCGGCGGCGACTGA
- a CDS encoding VOC family protein codes for MTEAWYDASSHAAGAALVERLDGLAGGMPAVDLRPGGVRVRAAHEQVATIAGAARELGLVANPAALQRLGVVIEAADRPAVRAFWQTVLGYERVGADRLEDPLRRDPAFSVRRLDEPRPLRNRIHVDVVRPEDAVLRAREATGQEPTGPFGVMLADSEGNEADVVPGDPLPGTTDWQAVFSAMTFYPTSSPAPLVTRVAELADDAGVPLMIDVRPEGVTVDSGKDAWEDAEGGADPRFVALAGQIEAAAHELGLAADPAPLRFVQFGIDALDTDAVNAFWMALLGYERDPRPQVSDIYDPRRLTPVLFFQQLDEPRPQRNRLRFELVVPAEMIRKRIGTALSAGGRIVSEEPYLVADPEGNEVLIRT; via the coding sequence ATGACCGAAGCCTGGTACGACGCTTCCTCGCACGCCGCCGGTGCCGCGCTCGTGGAGCGGTTGGACGGGTTGGCGGGTGGGATGCCCGCTGTCGACCTGCGGCCGGGTGGTGTGCGGGTGCGGGCGGCTCACGAGCAGGTGGCCACGATCGCCGGAGCGGCAAGGGAGCTCGGGCTGGTGGCTAATCCCGCGGCCCTGCAGCGTCTCGGCGTGGTGATCGAGGCGGCTGACCGGCCGGCGGTACGGGCGTTCTGGCAGACCGTGCTGGGGTACGAGCGGGTCGGAGCGGATCGCCTCGAGGATCCGCTGCGGCGGGATCCGGCGTTTTCCGTACGGCGCCTCGACGAGCCGCGACCGCTCCGGAACAGGATCCATGTCGATGTGGTCCGGCCGGAGGATGCGGTGCTCCGCGCGCGGGAGGCGACCGGCCAGGAGCCGACCGGGCCGTTCGGCGTGATGCTGGCCGACAGTGAGGGCAACGAGGCCGACGTGGTCCCGGGGGATCCGCTGCCGGGGACGACCGACTGGCAGGCAGTGTTCAGCGCGATGACGTTCTACCCGACGTCCTCGCCGGCGCCGCTGGTGACCCGGGTCGCGGAGCTGGCCGACGATGCGGGCGTTCCGCTGATGATCGACGTACGCCCGGAAGGCGTCACAGTCGACAGTGGGAAGGACGCGTGGGAGGACGCCGAGGGTGGGGCCGACCCACGGTTCGTCGCGCTGGCCGGGCAGATCGAGGCGGCCGCGCACGAACTCGGACTCGCGGCCGATCCGGCGCCGCTGCGGTTCGTGCAGTTCGGGATCGACGCGCTGGACACCGACGCGGTGAACGCGTTCTGGATGGCGCTGCTCGGCTACGAGCGCGATCCGCGGCCGCAGGTGTCGGACATCTACGATCCGCGGCGGCTGACCCCGGTGCTGTTCTTCCAGCAGCTGGACGAGCCGCGGCCGCAGCGCAATCGCCTGCGCTTCGAGCTCGTCGTACCGGCGGAAATGATCAGGAAACGGATCGGCACGGCGTTGTCCGCCGGTGGGCGGATCGTGTCCGAAGAGCCTTACCTGGTTGCCGATCCGGAGGGCAACGAGGTGCTGATCAGAACGTGA
- a CDS encoding DUF4287 domain-containing protein: MGLNHSEETHQRLVEAVPRCTGRAMTEWFKLMNDGPSFLRFDDRVRWLSSEYELAHGHATAIVHEYDLVRAHRRMG, from the coding sequence ATGGGCTTGAACCACTCCGAAGAGACGCATCAGCGTTTGGTGGAGGCCGTGCCCAGATGCACCGGACGCGCAATGACCGAGTGGTTCAAGCTGATGAACGACGGACCGTCGTTCCTGCGCTTCGACGACAGAGTGAGATGGCTCTCCAGCGAGTACGAACTCGCGCACGGGCACGCCACCGCCATCGTCCACGAGTACGACCTGGTCAGAGCGCACCGGCGAATGGGCTGA
- a CDS encoding SGNH/GDSL hydrolase family protein, which translates to MSRARAAKKLAQAAAFGGGGLGLIGATLYGVLTAEAEYAKRVIGPTRYYPTPGNGLYGRYPGHPITFAMLGDSSAAGYGTESPDETPGVLLASGLADLAERPVRLVDVSKTGAKSTDLAAQVDTALLAGPHVAVILIGVNDVKAKMPPSTSVRLLSAAVRRLRAANCEVVVGTCPDLGVVRPIVPPLRWVARSWSHRLAAAQTIAVVEAGGRSVSLGSLLGEVFRTNPSMWGRDNFHPSATGYAAASAALLPSVAAAVGVGPESFVHPEPFRGEAILPIAEAAAQAARRAGTEVAATEVGGRERGPRGRWAALRHRRRHPKAEVDRVEETPTENTESVPVGQ; encoded by the coding sequence ATGAGTAGAGCCAGGGCAGCCAAGAAGCTGGCCCAGGCCGCAGCCTTCGGGGGCGGGGGACTCGGGCTCATCGGTGCCACGTTGTACGGCGTACTGACCGCTGAGGCCGAGTACGCGAAGCGCGTGATCGGACCGACGAGGTACTACCCCACTCCGGGCAACGGTCTGTACGGCCGGTATCCAGGACATCCGATCACGTTCGCCATGCTCGGCGACTCCAGTGCCGCCGGGTACGGCACCGAGTCGCCGGACGAGACTCCCGGGGTGCTGCTCGCCTCCGGCCTGGCCGACCTGGCGGAACGGCCGGTGCGGCTCGTCGACGTGTCCAAGACCGGCGCGAAGTCGACCGACCTCGCCGCGCAGGTGGACACCGCGCTGCTGGCCGGCCCGCACGTCGCGGTGATCCTGATCGGTGTGAACGACGTGAAGGCCAAGATGCCGCCGTCGACGTCGGTCAGACTGCTCTCCGCCGCCGTCCGCCGGTTGCGTGCCGCGAACTGTGAGGTGGTGGTGGGTACCTGCCCCGACCTCGGGGTGGTCCGGCCGATCGTGCCGCCGCTGCGGTGGGTCGCCCGGTCCTGGAGCCACCGGCTGGCCGCCGCTCAGACCATCGCAGTCGTCGAAGCAGGCGGCCGCTCCGTGTCACTGGGCTCGCTGCTCGGTGAGGTGTTCCGCACGAACCCGTCGATGTGGGGGCGCGACAACTTCCACCCGTCGGCGACCGGGTACGCCGCCGCGTCGGCCGCGCTGCTGCCGTCGGTGGCGGCCGCGGTGGGCGTCGGGCCGGAGTCGTTCGTGCATCCGGAGCCGTTCCGCGGCGAGGCGATCCTGCCGATCGCGGAGGCCGCCGCCCAGGCGGCCCGGCGGGCGGGCACCGAGGTCGCGGCGACCGAGGTCGGCGGCCGGGAACGTGGCCCGCGGGGCCGCTGGGCCGCCCTGCGGCACCGCCGCCGGCACCCGAAGGCCGAGGTCGACCGGGTCGAGGAAACTCCCACGGAAAACACGGAAAGCGTGCCGGTCGGTCAATAG
- a CDS encoding cystathionine beta-synthase, which produces MRYADSLLDLVGNTPLVRLSKTTDGARPLVLAKVEYFNPGGSVKDRIAVRMIEAAEASGELKPGGTIVEPTSGNTGVGLAMVAQQKGYKCVFVCPDKVSEDKRNVLKAYGADVVVCPTAVAPEHPDSYYNVSDRLVQEIPGAWKPNQYANQNNPRSHYETTGPELWEQTEGRITHFVAGVGTGGTISGTGKYLKEVSNGKVQIIGADPEGSVYSGGTGRPYLVEGVGEDFWPETYDRDICDRVIEVSDADSFALTRRLAREEAMLVGGSAGMAAAAAIRLAHEVDDPDAVIVVLLPDGGRGYLTKVFNDDWLAQYGFLANSRQGTTLGDVLAGKDGSLPPLVHTHPHETIAEAIAILREYGVSQMPVVRAEPPVMAAEVAGAVSERTLMDALYSGKARLADIVEQHMDPALPSLGAGEPVAKAVELLEGGDALMVLDDGKPVGVLTRQDLLVHLSVD; this is translated from the coding sequence GTGCGCTACGCAGACTCTCTCCTGGACCTCGTCGGCAACACCCCGCTGGTGAGGCTGTCCAAGACCACCGACGGGGCCCGGCCCCTCGTCCTCGCCAAGGTCGAGTACTTCAACCCGGGCGGCTCGGTGAAGGACCGGATCGCGGTCCGGATGATCGAGGCCGCCGAGGCCTCCGGTGAGCTCAAGCCCGGCGGCACGATCGTCGAGCCGACCTCCGGCAACACCGGTGTCGGCCTCGCGATGGTGGCCCAGCAGAAGGGCTACAAGTGCGTCTTCGTCTGCCCGGACAAGGTCAGTGAGGACAAGCGCAACGTGCTGAAGGCGTACGGCGCCGACGTCGTGGTCTGCCCGACCGCGGTGGCCCCGGAGCACCCGGACTCGTACTACAACGTCTCCGACCGCCTGGTCCAGGAGATCCCGGGCGCCTGGAAGCCGAACCAGTACGCGAACCAGAACAACCCGCGTTCGCACTACGAGACCACCGGTCCCGAGCTGTGGGAGCAGACCGAGGGCAGGATCACGCACTTCGTCGCCGGTGTCGGCACCGGCGGCACGATCAGCGGCACCGGCAAGTACCTCAAGGAGGTCTCGAACGGGAAGGTCCAGATCATCGGCGCCGACCCGGAGGGCTCGGTGTACTCCGGCGGCACCGGCCGGCCGTACCTGGTCGAGGGCGTCGGCGAGGACTTCTGGCCGGAGACGTACGACCGGGACATCTGCGACCGCGTCATCGAGGTCTCGGACGCGGACTCGTTCGCGCTCACCCGGCGGCTGGCCCGCGAGGAGGCCATGCTGGTCGGCGGCTCGGCCGGGATGGCGGCCGCGGCCGCGATCCGGCTCGCGCACGAGGTCGACGATCCGGACGCGGTCATCGTCGTACTGCTGCCGGACGGCGGCCGCGGCTACCTGACCAAGGTGTTCAACGACGACTGGCTCGCGCAGTACGGCTTCCTGGCGAACAGCCGGCAGGGCACCACGCTCGGCGACGTGCTGGCCGGCAAGGACGGCAGCCTGCCGCCGCTGGTGCACACCCACCCGCACGAGACGATCGCCGAGGCGATCGCGATCCTGCGGGAGTACGGCGTCTCGCAGATGCCGGTCGTCCGCGCGGAGCCGCCGGTGATGGCGGCCGAGGTCGCCGGCGCGGTGTCGGAGCGGACGCTGATGGACGCGTTGTACTCCGGCAAGGCGCGGCTGGCCGATATCGTCGAGCAGCACATGGACCCGGCGCTGCCGTCCCTGGGCGCCGGTGAACCGGTCGCCAAGGCGGTTGAACTGCTCGAGGGTGGGGACGCCCTGATGGTGCTGGACGACGGCAAGCCGGTGGGCGTGCTGACCCGGCAGGACCTGCTGGTCCATCTGTCCGTCGACTGA
- a CDS encoding flavin-containing monooxygenase: MADVVVIGSGFAGLCMGIKLRQAGCEDFVILEKADDLGGTWRDNTYPGCACDIPSYLYSFSFEQNPRWTRMFAPWDEILDYLRHCAGKYGIADKIRYGAEVTEAVFDETTGRWTVTVNGDETIETQALVAGVGSLHQPKLPDIPGLDSFDGTAFHSAQWDHSADLRGRNVAVIGTGASAIQFVPQIAPQVAQLDVYQRTPPWITPKPDRAIGGLERRLHERFPAGQRTIRNAIYWGLEGRGAGFAGNPKLMKGLEIQAKRHLHKQVTDPELRAKLTPRYQIGCKRILISNDYYPALARPNVSVVTTPITRVTPTGVVTADGTERACDTIVLGTGFDVSANLTRMPILGKDGVDLADHWKRNGIGAHLGITVAGYPNLFLLVGPNTLLGHSSMVFMIEAQVRYVMQALHLLRRRNATYVEVREEAQEQFVGEVQGELGDTVWNSGCTSWYLDSSGRNSTIWPEWTFAYWRRTRRLDPADFALVH, translated from the coding sequence ATGGCAGACGTCGTCGTCATCGGGTCCGGGTTCGCCGGGTTGTGCATGGGGATCAAGTTGCGGCAGGCCGGGTGCGAGGACTTCGTCATCCTGGAGAAGGCCGATGACCTCGGCGGCACCTGGCGGGACAACACGTATCCCGGCTGCGCCTGCGACATCCCGTCGTACCTCTACTCGTTCTCGTTCGAGCAGAACCCGCGCTGGACGCGGATGTTCGCGCCGTGGGACGAGATCCTCGACTACCTGCGGCACTGCGCCGGCAAGTACGGGATCGCGGACAAGATCCGGTACGGCGCCGAGGTCACCGAAGCCGTCTTCGACGAGACGACCGGGCGCTGGACCGTCACGGTCAACGGCGACGAGACGATCGAGACCCAGGCCCTCGTCGCCGGCGTCGGCAGCCTGCACCAGCCGAAGCTCCCGGACATCCCCGGCCTCGACTCCTTCGACGGTACGGCGTTCCACTCCGCGCAATGGGACCACTCGGCGGACCTGCGCGGCCGGAACGTCGCCGTGATCGGGACCGGCGCGTCGGCGATCCAGTTCGTACCGCAGATCGCGCCGCAGGTGGCGCAACTCGACGTGTACCAGCGCACGCCACCGTGGATCACCCCGAAACCGGACCGCGCGATCGGCGGCCTGGAACGCCGGCTGCACGAACGCTTCCCGGCCGGACAACGGACGATCCGCAACGCCATCTACTGGGGACTCGAAGGCCGCGGCGCCGGCTTCGCCGGGAATCCGAAGCTGATGAAAGGCCTGGAAATCCAGGCGAAACGGCACCTCCACAAGCAGGTCACCGATCCCGAGCTGCGGGCAAAGCTCACGCCGCGGTACCAGATCGGCTGCAAGCGGATCCTGATCTCGAACGACTACTACCCCGCGCTCGCCCGGCCGAACGTCAGCGTCGTCACCACCCCGATCACGCGGGTCACCCCGACCGGCGTGGTCACCGCCGACGGCACCGAACGGGCCTGCGACACGATCGTGCTCGGCACCGGGTTCGACGTCTCCGCGAATCTGACCCGGATGCCGATCCTCGGCAAGGACGGCGTCGACCTCGCCGACCACTGGAAGCGCAACGGCATCGGCGCCCACCTCGGCATCACGGTCGCCGGGTATCCGAACCTGTTCCTGCTGGTCGGCCCGAACACGCTCCTCGGCCATTCGTCGATGGTCTTCATGATCGAGGCCCAGGTCCGGTACGTGATGCAGGCCCTGCACCTCCTGCGACGGCGCAACGCGACGTACGTCGAGGTCCGCGAGGAGGCGCAGGAACAATTCGTCGGCGAGGTACAGGGCGAGCTGGGTGACACTGTCTGGAATTCAGGCTGCACCAGCTGGTATCTCGACAGTTCCGGGCGGAACTCCACGATCTGGCCGGAGTGGACATTCGCGTACTGGCGACGTACCCGCCGTCTCGATCCCGCCGACTTCGCCCTGGTCCATTAG
- a CDS encoding lactate racemase domain-containing protein: MTGAAVIGGVGQVLTEDEVTAFVGDALAGAGLAGRSVCVIVPDATRSCPLPLLLKAVTQALKDSQVTILVALGTHAEMTPEQLREHLGGDYPNVINHEWWKPESFADLGTIGSDRVGEISDEMLRDEVPVKLNRAVVEHDVALVVGPVFPHEVVGFSGGNKYFFPGVAGQEVIDFSHWLGALITSANIIGTPGVTPVRALIDEAAALIPAEKLALSVVAQSGTEALHAVAFGDTVSSWRAAAEISAQTHVRYLEHPVRRVLSVMPPKYADIWTAAKGFYKVEPIVADGGEVILYAPHVTELAAMHPEIEEIGYHCRDYFIGQWDKFRDLHWGVLAHSTHLRGAGTWDPASGEHLRVNVTLATGIPEDVVRRANLDYLDPATVDLAAYEADPDTFVVPNAGETLYRLKA, from the coding sequence ATGACTGGTGCGGCGGTGATCGGTGGTGTGGGGCAGGTCCTGACCGAGGACGAGGTGACGGCGTTCGTCGGTGACGCCCTGGCCGGGGCGGGGCTGGCCGGCCGCAGCGTCTGTGTGATCGTCCCGGACGCCACCCGCAGTTGCCCGCTGCCGTTGTTGCTGAAGGCTGTCACACAAGCCCTGAAGGACAGCCAGGTGACGATCTTGGTTGCCCTCGGCACCCATGCGGAGATGACGCCGGAGCAGCTCCGCGAGCATCTCGGCGGCGACTACCCGAACGTGATCAACCACGAGTGGTGGAAGCCTGAGTCGTTCGCCGACCTGGGCACGATCGGTTCCGACCGCGTCGGCGAGATCTCGGACGAGATGCTCCGCGACGAGGTCCCGGTCAAGCTCAACCGGGCCGTCGTCGAACACGACGTGGCCCTGGTCGTCGGGCCGGTGTTCCCGCACGAGGTGGTCGGGTTCTCGGGCGGCAACAAGTACTTCTTCCCGGGGGTCGCCGGACAGGAGGTCATCGACTTCTCGCACTGGCTCGGCGCCCTGATCACCAGCGCGAACATCATCGGTACGCCGGGCGTCACACCGGTCCGCGCGCTGATCGACGAGGCCGCCGCGCTCATCCCCGCCGAGAAGCTCGCGCTGTCGGTGGTCGCCCAGTCCGGCACCGAGGCGCTGCACGCGGTCGCGTTCGGCGACACGGTGTCGTCGTGGCGCGCGGCCGCCGAGATCTCCGCGCAGACCCACGTCCGCTACCTGGAGCACCCGGTCCGGCGCGTGCTCTCGGTGATGCCGCCGAAGTACGCCGACATCTGGACCGCGGCGAAGGGGTTCTACAAGGTCGAGCCGATCGTCGCGGACGGCGGCGAGGTGATCCTCTACGCGCCGCATGTCACCGAGCTGGCCGCGATGCACCCGGAGATCGAGGAGATCGGGTACCACTGCCGCGACTACTTCATCGGCCAGTGGGACAAGTTCCGCGACCTGCACTGGGGCGTCCTCGCGCACAGCACGCACCTGCGCGGCGCCGGCACCTGGGACCCGGCCAGCGGCGAGCACCTCCGCGTCAACGTCACGCTGGCAACCGGCATCCCCGAGGACGTCGTACGCCGGGCCAACCTCGACTACCTCGACCCGGCAACTGTGGACCTCGCGGCGTACGAGGCCGATCCGGACACCTTCGTCGTACCGAACGCCGGCGAGACCCTGTACCGCCTCAAGGCGTAG